The following are encoded together in the Thalassolituus oleivorans MIL-1 genome:
- a CDS encoding FMN-binding glutamate synthase family protein gives MTDEVFVIAAYGMLVILSVLAIVTIGTIGWIVVAYITDRHQTRHTVRRNFPVIGRFRYLFEHLGEFFRQYFFAMDREEMPFNRAERGWVYRAAKNESTTVAFGSTRRLDIPGTIMFVNSPFPALKHDFCASRAVTIGEHCRTPFTTSALVNISGMSYGALSKPAILALSKGAKKAGCWMNTGEGGLSDFHLEGGCDIVFQIGTAKYGVRNDEGGLDEKKLADIAHIERVRMFEIKLSQGAKPGKGGILPGGKVSAEIAAIRGIPEGEDSISPNGHPEIHSVDDILDMVARVRAITGKPTGFKTVLGDVDWIRDLCREIQRRGPESAPDFITLDGAEGGTGAAPQSLIDYMGLPIGQALPMLVDALDEFDLRPRIRVIASGKLLTPDKVAWAICVGADFAVTARGFMFALGCIQALQCNKNTCPTGITTHNPQLQRGLVPADKAERVAHFAKNLEQEIGIIAHSCGVDEPRELQRRHARMVQPNGEARLLSELYGTDRFHPATEGS, from the coding sequence ATGACCGATGAAGTGTTCGTCATCGCCGCTTATGGCATGTTGGTTATTCTTTCTGTACTGGCTATCGTTACCATCGGCACTATTGGTTGGATAGTGGTTGCCTACATTACCGACCGTCATCAAACACGGCATACGGTGCGTCGTAACTTCCCCGTCATTGGCCGTTTTCGTTATCTATTTGAACACTTGGGTGAATTTTTTCGGCAGTATTTTTTTGCTATGGATCGCGAGGAGATGCCGTTTAACCGCGCCGAGCGCGGTTGGGTCTATCGAGCTGCTAAAAACGAGAGTACTACGGTGGCATTTGGCTCAACTCGCCGGTTAGATATCCCCGGTACTATTATGTTTGTGAATAGTCCATTTCCCGCTTTGAAACACGATTTTTGCGCATCTCGTGCTGTTACGATTGGAGAACACTGCCGTACGCCTTTTACCACCAGTGCTTTAGTGAATATTTCGGGTATGAGTTACGGTGCGTTGTCTAAGCCAGCCATTCTAGCGTTATCAAAAGGCGCTAAAAAAGCCGGTTGCTGGATGAATACTGGGGAGGGCGGCTTATCGGATTTTCACTTGGAAGGCGGCTGCGATATCGTTTTTCAAATTGGTACGGCGAAGTATGGCGTACGTAATGATGAAGGCGGCTTAGACGAGAAGAAATTAGCCGACATCGCTCATATTGAGCGTGTGCGCATGTTTGAAATTAAACTCAGTCAAGGTGCCAAACCGGGTAAGGGCGGTATTTTGCCCGGCGGTAAGGTCAGTGCTGAAATTGCTGCAATTCGTGGTATCCCTGAGGGTGAAGATTCTATTAGCCCTAATGGCCATCCTGAAATTCATTCAGTAGATGACATTCTTGATATGGTCGCGCGAGTGCGAGCCATTACCGGTAAGCCGACCGGCTTTAAAACCGTATTGGGTGATGTCGATTGGATTCGCGATCTTTGCCGTGAAATCCAGCGTCGCGGCCCTGAAAGTGCGCCGGATTTTATTACCCTTGATGGTGCGGAGGGAGGCACAGGTGCGGCGCCACAATCTTTAATTGATTACATGGGATTGCCGATAGGCCAAGCCTTGCCAATGCTAGTGGATGCTCTCGACGAGTTTGATTTGCGCCCGCGTATACGGGTAATTGCCTCGGGTAAATTGTTAACCCCTGATAAAGTCGCTTGGGCAATTTGTGTAGGGGCTGATTTTGCCGTCACCGCGCGTGGTTTCATGTTTGCGTTGGGGTGTATTCAGGCACTGCAATGCAATAAAAATACCTGTCCAACGGGGATTACGACCCATAACCCTCAGCTACAGCGTGGTTTAGTGCCTGCTGATAAAGCCGAGCGCGTTGCGCATTTTGCTAAGAATTTAGAGCAGGAAATTGGCATTATTGCCCACTCGTGTGGTGTCGACGAACCGCGTGAATTGCAGCGTCGCCATGCGCGTATGGTGCAGCCAAATGGTGAGGCTCGCTTGCTATCCGAATTATACGGTACGGATCGCTTTCATCCGGCAACCGAAGGCAGCTAA
- a CDS encoding IS3 family transposase (programmed frameshift) has protein sequence MAGERYNEEFKIAAVKQVTEHGYSIADVAQRLGITTKSLYNWRDRYGENAQAYHEKQSSHEELRKLKAELKRVTEERDILKGGRRVLCCRVKEKYTFIKSRTDRYSVRTLCRTLEVHPSGFYAWLANPESIRQKVDEYLLGFIKQFWLESGCVYGYRKIYKDLKHAGEHCGKNRVHRLMQQAQIQAERGYNRKTRYDSGELSTVAPNLLNREFDVSKPNTVWVTDITYIRTYEGWLFLAVIIDLFSRQVVGWSMSERINTDLVLNAITMACWRRKPKGEVIVHSDQGCQYTSYDWQSMLKANNLTVSMSRRGNCHDNACAESFFALLKRERIRRKIYRTREEGKADIFNYIELFYNSTRRHGNNNDLSPRDYEKNYFLKQMGV, from the exons ATGGCTGGTGAACGATATAACGAAGAATTCAAGATCGCAGCAGTAAAGCAAGTGACCGAACATGGTTACTCCATTGCTGATGTTGCTCAGCGTTTAGGCATTACAACTAAGAGCTTGTACAACTGGCGTGATCGTTACGGCGAGAATGCGCAAGCCTACCACGAGAAGCAATCCAGTCATGAAGAGCTGCGTAAGCTTAAAGCGGAGCTAAAACGTGTCACAGAGGAGCGTGACATATTAAAGG GAGGCCGCCGTGTTCTTTGCTGCCGAGTCAAAGAAAAATACACGTTCATAAAATCTCGAACTGATCGCTACTCCGTTCGTACTCTGTGTCGAACACTTGAAGTTCATCCTAGTGGGTTTTATGCCTGGTTAGCGAATCCCGAAAGTATACGGCAGAAAGTTGATGAGTATCTTCTCGGGTTTATTAAGCAATTCTGGCTTGAGAGTGGTTGCGTTTATGGCTATCGAAAAATCTATAAAGATCTAAAGCATGCGGGAGAACACTGCGGGAAAAATCGTGTTCATCGACTGATGCAGCAGGCACAAATACAGGCAGAACGGGGCTACAACCGAAAAACACGCTATGACAGCGGCGAGCTATCCACCGTTGCCCCTAACCTACTGAATCGTGAATTTGATGTATCCAAACCGAATACCGTATGGGTCACCGATATTACATACATTCGTACCTATGAGGGCTGGCTGTTTCTAGCGGTAATCATTGATTTATTCTCACGACAGGTCGTTGGCTGGTCGATGAGTGAACGTATTAATACCGACTTGGTACTGAATGCAATCACGATGGCGTGCTGGCGAAGGAAGCCAAAAGGTGAGGTGATCGTGCATTCCGATCAAGGTTGCCAATACACAAGTTACGACTGGCAAAGCATGTTAAAAGCCAATAACTTAACCGTCAGCATGAGCCGTAGAGGGAACTGTCATGATAATGCCTGTGCGGAAAGCTTCTTTGCCTTGCTAAAGCGAGAACGTATTCGCCGTAAAATTTATCGCACAAGAGAAGAAGGAAAAGCGGATATATTTAATTATATCGAGCTGTTTTATAATTCCACACGTCGCCATGGTAATAATAATGACTTGTCGCCAAGGGACTATGAAAAGAATTATTTTTTGAAGCAAATGGGTGTCTAG
- the tnpB gene encoding IS66 family insertion sequence element accessory protein TnpB (TnpB, as the term is used for proteins encoded by IS66 family insertion elements, is considered an accessory protein, since TnpC, encoded by a neighboring gene, is a DDE family transposase.), with product MLRPSASVQVYLYAGAVDMRKSINGLSALIEQELELNPMINALFVFCNRNRDKVKLLYWERNGFVLWYKRLEKQRFKWLKPTDTASLCIDGYQLNLLLDGLDIFNNKPHETLFYSAIN from the coding sequence ATGCTTCGGCCTAGCGCATCGGTTCAGGTGTATTTATACGCAGGCGCGGTGGATATGCGCAAGTCTATTAATGGCTTGTCCGCTCTGATTGAGCAGGAGTTAGAACTCAACCCCATGATCAATGCGCTGTTCGTCTTTTGTAATCGTAACCGCGATAAAGTTAAGCTACTGTACTGGGAGCGCAATGGCTTTGTGCTGTGGTACAAACGGTTGGAAAAGCAACGTTTTAAATGGCTAAAGCCGACCGACACTGCATCCCTTTGCATCGACGGTTATCAACTGAATTTATTATTGGATGGACTGGATATTTTTAATAATAAACCGCATGAAACGCTATTTTACTCTGCTATAAATTAA
- the tnpC gene encoding IS66 family transposase, whose translation MKTPPADHLPDDIVALKQQLLAQSQLLQSQQNQLEKKEQLIHHHQVLLNKKQSRIQFLEEQIILFKQRQFGKSSEKSDQQAELFDEVEHENDASAPEIAESIDAEVSTAESASDAVSSAPKKASGRKPLPAVLPRVRIEHDLAEVDKRCECGCVKTCIGEDTSEQLDIIPAVVQVLVHARKKYACKACENGVHIAELPKQPLPKSNASPGLLAHIAVAKYQDGLPLYRMETIFKRMGIHLPRNTLANWMIKSSECLQPLYNLLNDQLLDSDYIHMDETRVQVLKEPDKTAESLSYMWVRKTGDREHPIILFDYASSRRTDVAASLLGDYQGYLQTDDYAGYHRIGQQEGVTALGCMAHARRKFIEAQKVSPSPKGKVSKADMAITMIKGLYAIEASIKDQSAEQKYQIRQEKSLPQLNKLRAWLDKALQQTLPKGKTGEALAYLDKNWDKLTVYISDGRLNIDNNPVENAIRPFAIGRKNWLFSDSQRGAKASAMLYSIIETAKANGLEPYAYLRTVLTRLPHCETVEDIEKLLPENIELAVI comes from the coding sequence ATGAAAACACCACCGGCTGATCACTTACCTGACGATATTGTTGCGCTAAAACAACAGCTTTTAGCGCAGAGTCAGTTATTGCAATCGCAACAGAATCAGTTGGAAAAAAAAGAACAATTAATTCATCACCATCAAGTACTGTTAAATAAAAAACAATCACGTATCCAGTTTTTGGAAGAACAGATCATTCTGTTTAAACAGCGTCAGTTTGGTAAAAGCAGCGAGAAGAGTGATCAGCAAGCCGAATTGTTTGATGAAGTCGAACATGAGAATGATGCCTCTGCTCCTGAAATCGCAGAGTCCATTGATGCAGAAGTGAGCACCGCAGAATCAGCCTCTGATGCTGTATCGTCTGCGCCTAAAAAAGCCTCCGGCCGTAAACCTCTGCCTGCGGTATTACCGCGAGTACGTATCGAACACGATCTTGCTGAAGTCGATAAACGTTGTGAATGTGGCTGTGTAAAAACCTGCATCGGTGAAGACACCAGCGAACAACTGGATATTATTCCTGCTGTGGTTCAGGTGCTCGTTCATGCCCGCAAAAAATACGCGTGTAAGGCCTGCGAAAACGGCGTGCACATTGCTGAACTTCCGAAACAACCGCTTCCTAAGAGCAATGCCAGCCCAGGCTTACTCGCCCACATTGCGGTTGCCAAATATCAAGACGGTTTACCTCTCTACCGGATGGAAACCATTTTCAAACGAATGGGCATTCATTTACCGCGTAACACCTTAGCCAACTGGATGATCAAAAGCAGTGAATGTCTGCAACCGCTCTATAACCTGCTGAATGATCAACTTCTGGATAGCGACTACATCCACATGGATGAAACTCGGGTGCAGGTGTTAAAAGAACCGGATAAAACGGCCGAAAGTCTCAGCTACATGTGGGTCCGAAAAACCGGTGATCGAGAACATCCCATCATCTTATTTGATTACGCGAGTAGTCGACGTACAGACGTTGCAGCCTCGCTATTAGGCGACTATCAAGGCTACCTGCAAACTGATGATTACGCGGGTTATCACCGAATTGGGCAGCAAGAAGGCGTCACAGCATTAGGCTGCATGGCTCATGCTCGTCGTAAATTTATCGAGGCGCAAAAAGTCAGCCCTAGCCCGAAAGGGAAAGTCAGCAAAGCCGATATGGCGATCACCATGATCAAAGGGCTTTACGCTATCGAAGCTAGCATCAAAGACCAATCAGCCGAACAAAAATATCAAATTCGACAAGAAAAAAGCCTTCCCCAGCTCAATAAACTCAGAGCTTGGCTGGATAAAGCGTTGCAACAGACCCTGCCTAAAGGAAAAACGGGCGAAGCGTTAGCCTACCTTGATAAAAACTGGGATAAGCTCACGGTATACATCAGCGATGGCCGACTGAACATAGACAACAACCCAGTCGAAAATGCCATCAGACCGTTTGCGATTGGACGCAAAAATTGGCTGTTTAGCGATAGTCAACGTGGTGCAAAGGCCAGCGCCATGCTGTACAGCATAATAGAAACCGCCAAAGCGAATGGACTCGAACCCTACGCGTATTTACGTACGGTACTGACGCGATTGCCGCACTGTGAAACGGTGGAAGATATTGAAAAACTGCTGCCGGAAAATATAGAACTGGCGGTTATTTAA
- a CDS encoding DUF4124 domain-containing protein, with amino-acid sequence MYKGIFLSAISLLLSCELSAGVYKWVDESGQVHYSDKPPISVSNKTEEIEIQKNSEDAESVERLRRMVTDAKSSSTGSKVKNRASSLGGKSGSSGICEHYQKTYETYKKDGVEGINMRTNERKMMTGKVAEQEIKRVKERIELLCN; translated from the coding sequence TTGTACAAAGGGATTTTTTTAAGTGCAATTTCACTTTTACTGTCATGTGAATTGAGTGCTGGTGTGTATAAATGGGTGGATGAGAGTGGTCAGGTTCACTATAGCGACAAGCCGCCGATTTCAGTATCAAATAAAACGGAAGAAATTGAAATACAGAAGAATAGTGAAGATGCAGAAAGTGTGGAGCGCCTGAGAAGGATGGTGACCGACGCAAAGAGTAGCTCTACTGGTAGTAAAGTGAAAAATAGGGCGTCTTCTTTAGGTGGAAAGTCAGGAAGTAGTGGTATTTGTGAACATTACCAGAAGACATATGAAACATACAAAAAAGACGGCGTAGAGGGAATTAATATGCGAACTAATGAACGAAAGATGATGACTGGAAAGGTAGCAGAGCAAGAAATTAAGCGTGTTAAGGAAAGAATAGAGTTGCTGTGTAATTGA
- a CDS encoding scabin-related ADP-ribosyltransferase, which yields MYQKQMDKETTVMKGVIYTGAFMQGVGSSAWGMVVWLKEVSDVVNPFVKMQHAARALQAAWESDDFSKTYSETYVKGEKRELVEALGFDPTQITEQQIDEAMAMANLVIEDPSLPDMLYQFVKDYAEAQHAIEITNVAGTAAFELILTIIMAAVTGGVGAVAAIGSKAHLIKKFQKVGDLLSDFAKATRKLKLQAKKRKTKGNNAKFSDMEADQVQTKKTDAHGAETGEVSKPNIEPTNDGQPDTLYRRDSRGPEEIFENGFKSWKPEAEVPLEDYVDFNVPSQYIGTSKVPSGAAEVNTQTNKPGYLYEIDNPGGGIDVNKAYPDNPFAHEQEVAFKGKIDTCNIKGCTPLDGSNRAIGDFIENPNHTKGLINE from the coding sequence ATGTATCAAAAGCAGATGGATAAAGAAACCACCGTGATGAAAGGCGTCATTTACACCGGTGCGTTTATGCAAGGCGTTGGCTCATCCGCTTGGGGCATGGTGGTATGGCTAAAAGAAGTGAGCGACGTCGTAAACCCCTTTGTAAAAATGCAGCATGCCGCCCGCGCCCTGCAAGCAGCATGGGAATCGGACGACTTTTCTAAAACCTACTCCGAAACCTACGTAAAAGGCGAAAAGCGCGAACTGGTAGAAGCGCTAGGCTTCGACCCTACACAAATCACCGAACAACAAATTGACGAAGCCATGGCGATGGCCAACTTGGTGATCGAAGACCCAAGCCTGCCTGACATGCTCTATCAATTTGTAAAAGACTACGCCGAAGCCCAACACGCCATTGAAATCACCAATGTCGCCGGCACCGCCGCCTTTGAATTAATACTCACCATTATAATGGCCGCGGTTACAGGTGGTGTTGGAGCTGTGGCCGCCATTGGCAGCAAAGCGCACCTCATTAAGAAGTTCCAAAAGGTTGGGGATTTACTCAGCGACTTCGCCAAAGCCACACGCAAGTTAAAGCTACAAGCCAAAAAGCGGAAAACAAAAGGCAACAACGCCAAGTTTTCTGATATGGAAGCGGATCAGGTACAGACGAAGAAGACCGATGCGCATGGGGCTGAGACGGGAGAAGTGAGTAAACCAAATATTGAACCTACAAACGATGGGCAGCCTGATACATTGTACAGACGTGATTCAAGGGGCCCAGAAGAAATATTTGAAAATGGATTCAAATCTTGGAAGCCTGAAGCTGAAGTGCCATTAGAAGATTACGTTGATTTTAATGTACCTAGTCAATACATTGGAACATCAAAAGTTCCATCGGGTGCTGCTGAGGTAAATACTCAAACTAACAAACCTGGTTACCTATACGAAATAGACAATCCTGGTGGAGGCATTGATGTAAATAAAGCTTACCCAGATAATCCATTTGCACACGAACAGGAAGTTGCTTTCAAAGGAAAAATAGATACGTGTAACATTAAGGGATGCACTCCCTTAGACGGTAGTAATCGAGCAATAGGAGATTTTATAGAAAATCCGAATCACACAAAGGGCTTGATTAATGAATGA
- the modB gene encoding molybdate ABC transporter permease subunit: MLLAPSDVDAIVLTAKLASVVTFLLLLIGTPLAWWLARTSSIFKTPVSALVTLPLILPPTVLGFYLLIAMGPEGPLGQLTTALGIGLLPFTFSGLVIASVLYSLPFVVQPIQNAMEAIGERPLEVAKTLGAGAWDRFFTIVLPLSRRGIITATVLGFAHTVGEFGVVLMIGGNIPAETQVLSVQIYDHVESLQYGQAHWLSALMLAFSFIVLMTMMLFNRKGLALGR, translated from the coding sequence ATGTTGTTAGCGCCCAGTGACGTAGATGCGATTGTGTTAACGGCGAAATTAGCCAGCGTTGTCACGTTTCTGCTACTGCTGATCGGTACGCCATTGGCATGGTGGTTGGCACGGACGTCGTCGATATTCAAAACGCCAGTGTCGGCCTTAGTGACCTTGCCATTGATTTTACCGCCCACGGTATTAGGATTTTATTTATTAATTGCTATGGGGCCAGAAGGTCCTTTAGGCCAATTAACCACGGCTCTTGGTATTGGCTTATTGCCTTTTACGTTTTCTGGTTTAGTCATTGCCTCCGTGTTGTATTCGCTTCCTTTCGTTGTGCAGCCGATTCAAAATGCAATGGAGGCGATTGGAGAACGTCCTTTAGAAGTTGCTAAAACATTGGGGGCGGGAGCATGGGATAGATTTTTTACCATTGTATTGCCTTTGTCGCGCCGCGGTATCATCACCGCTACTGTTTTAGGTTTTGCACACACAGTAGGGGAGTTTGGCGTTGTGCTTATGATCGGCGGGAATATTCCCGCCGAGACTCAAGTGCTATCGGTGCAGATTTATGATCACGTAGAGTCTCTACAATATGGGCAAGCGCATTGGTTATCGGCATTAATGTTGGCTTTCTCGTTCATCGTATTAATGACCATGATGTTATTTAATCGCAAGGGGTTAGCACTTGGACGCTAA
- the tnpA gene encoding IS66 family insertion sequence element accessory protein TnpA: protein MTKSEQWQQHLNLWHESGLSQVAFCQQHNIAVHNFQYWRKRLSPKTESTKTKALIPITLTSSAPARLRLGSQVLIELSVEALPDLLVALNDRGLLYASA from the coding sequence ATGACCAAATCGGAACAATGGCAACAACACCTTAATCTCTGGCACGAGAGTGGTCTATCCCAAGTCGCCTTTTGTCAGCAGCACAACATAGCCGTTCATAATTTTCAGTATTGGCGTAAACGTTTGTCGCCCAAGACAGAGTCGACGAAAACCAAGGCTCTGATCCCTATCACGCTGACGTCTTCGGCTCCGGCACGACTACGATTGGGCTCGCAGGTGTTGATTGAACTGTCAGTCGAGGCCTTACCCGATCTATTGGTGGCTCTCAATGATCGAGGGCTTTTGTATGCTTCGGCCTAG
- a CDS encoding TIGR01777 family oxidoreductase, producing the protein MKQRILITGGTGFIGSRLVERWWQQGHDVTVLTRRPEWAQERWSGMVHTASDLAQLEGQYDRLVNLAGEGIADARWSDSRKAIIRRSRIQLTEQLVEWAQATGQHFDIVLTGSAVGYYGGFDGADGRQAVSEDSPSGSDFSATLCRDWELAAEPLIDLSNRTVILRTGLVLGPNGGMLKRMWLPFQMGLGGVIGSGQQVLSWIHMRDYCRAIDHICDSDLRGAVNMIAPTPATNRQFTKALGKALHRPTLFPMPTLVAKLAFGEMSELLLQGQQALPTQLQKSGFRYEYDDLGRALEDIVSLW; encoded by the coding sequence ATGAAGCAAAGGATTTTGATTACGGGTGGTACTGGATTCATTGGCAGTCGCTTAGTCGAACGCTGGTGGCAACAGGGCCACGATGTAACCGTGCTTACTCGCCGGCCCGAATGGGCACAAGAACGTTGGTCGGGGATGGTGCATACTGCCTCCGACCTTGCACAGCTTGAAGGACAATATGATCGCCTTGTGAATCTGGCCGGGGAAGGCATTGCTGATGCACGCTGGTCGGATTCTCGAAAAGCGATAATTCGCCGCAGTCGCATCCAGTTGACCGAGCAATTGGTTGAATGGGCCCAAGCGACAGGGCAGCATTTCGATATCGTCTTAACGGGATCCGCTGTTGGCTACTACGGCGGTTTTGATGGTGCTGACGGCCGGCAAGCCGTATCTGAAGATAGTCCTTCGGGTAGTGATTTTTCCGCTACCTTGTGTAGAGATTGGGAATTAGCGGCTGAGCCTTTGATCGACCTCTCGAATCGCACTGTGATTCTGCGTACCGGTTTAGTTCTGGGGCCTAATGGTGGCATGCTCAAGCGCATGTGGTTGCCTTTTCAAATGGGCTTAGGGGGCGTCATAGGGTCTGGCCAACAAGTACTGTCTTGGATCCACATGCGTGATTATTGCCGTGCTATTGATCATATCTGTGATAGTGATTTACGTGGCGCGGTTAACATGATAGCGCCAACTCCGGCCACTAATCGCCAGTTCACAAAAGCACTGGGCAAAGCCTTGCATCGACCTACTCTTTTCCCTATGCCTACATTGGTAGCCAAGCTAGCGTTTGGTGAAATGAGCGAATTGTTACTGCAAGGGCAGCAAGCCCTTCCCACGCAGTTGCAAAAATCCGGATTTCGTTATGAATACGACGATTTAGGCCGGGCCCTCGAGGACATCGTAAGCTTGTGGTAA
- the modA gene encoding molybdate ABC transporter substrate-binding protein, with protein MSGLLLVLGLTLSAVALAESQVDNSAPLTIAVAANFSAPMKLLASEFEQQTGRPVRLSIASSGKLFAQIQHGAPFDVFLSADQDKPQRLVEQGLAVSGSQFTYAVGELALWSSQQHIDPEQTLRQGNFRKLAIANPKLAPYGLAAEQALVSLDLTEASKSKIIFGESIGQAFQFVASGSAELGFVARAQVIAAGSSDSLSKGSVWFLPNNHYAPIRQDAVLLVRAKTDSGAGQFLEFLQSEYAKNTIQNFGYGSISVDAKGSQ; from the coding sequence GTGAGCGGTCTGTTACTGGTGCTAGGTTTAACCTTGAGTGCTGTTGCCTTAGCCGAATCTCAGGTCGATAATTCTGCTCCTCTCACTATTGCAGTTGCAGCAAATTTTTCTGCCCCGATGAAGCTCTTAGCCTCAGAATTTGAACAGCAAACAGGGCGTCCCGTGCGTTTAAGTATTGCGTCTTCCGGGAAGTTATTCGCGCAAATTCAGCATGGCGCTCCATTTGATGTCTTTCTTTCTGCGGATCAAGATAAGCCGCAACGCTTAGTCGAACAGGGGTTAGCTGTCAGTGGTAGCCAATTTACTTATGCGGTAGGTGAGTTGGCTTTATGGAGTTCGCAGCAGCACATAGATCCAGAACAAACGCTACGCCAAGGCAATTTTCGTAAGTTAGCGATAGCTAATCCTAAACTCGCGCCCTATGGCCTAGCGGCGGAACAAGCATTGGTTTCGCTGGACTTAACAGAGGCGAGCAAAAGTAAAATCATTTTCGGCGAAAGCATTGGTCAGGCATTTCAGTTCGTTGCCTCAGGCAGTGCTGAATTAGGTTTTGTTGCGCGTGCTCAAGTGATTGCGGCGGGTTCAAGTGATTCACTTTCTAAGGGGAGCGTGTGGTTTTTGCCCAATAACCATTATGCTCCAATTCGACAAGATGCCGTACTCTTGGTTAGAGCAAAGACAGACAGCGGAGCAGGACAGTTTTTAGAATTTCTGCAGTCAGAATATGCAAAAAATACGATTCAGAATTTTGGTTATGGAAGTATTAGTGTCGATGCAAAAGGTAGTCAATAA
- a CDS encoding protein adenylyltransferase SelO produces the protein MSASLTIPFVNIYATLPSQFYSRAMPTPVANPALILFNHDLATELGIELNGKSNDELALLFSGNQLPDGADPLAMAYSGHQFGQLNPQLGDGRALLLGDVINRDGQRRDIQLKGAGRTPYSRGGDGRSPIGPVLREYVMCEAMHALGVPTTRALAAISSGEHVIREQREPGGVFTRVASSHIRVGTFQYFAVRRDIDGLRTLADHVLARHYPEINNQADDRYLQLFTAICHKQAELIANWMQLGFIHGVMNTDNMTVSGETIDYGPCAFMDTYKANTVYSYIDRNGRYAYQNQPAIGQWNLARLAETLLSLINDDEKTAIAQVTEVLQDFAVWQQQAWLQAMRKKLGLATEQETDQALIESLLSALTEAEMDYTLFFRRLCDLAENPDAADTKLGVLTLIQAPACSGSNDTAIEHWLDEWQARCQHETSSPKEQAIAMRAVNPAYIPRNHRVAEVIKAAEDNNDFEPFKRLLRILARPYAEQPEYSSYQLPPQPDEKVLRTFCGT, from the coding sequence GTGTCTGCTTCTTTGACTATTCCGTTTGTTAACATCTACGCCACATTGCCCAGCCAATTTTACAGCAGGGCAATGCCTACGCCGGTAGCCAACCCTGCGCTCATTCTATTCAACCATGACTTAGCGACTGAGCTTGGCATCGAACTCAACGGTAAAAGCAACGACGAATTGGCGCTACTATTCAGTGGCAACCAGCTACCGGACGGGGCAGATCCGTTAGCGATGGCGTACAGCGGCCATCAATTTGGTCAGTTAAATCCTCAGCTAGGCGATGGACGCGCCTTATTACTCGGTGATGTCATCAACCGCGACGGGCAACGCCGTGATATTCAGCTTAAAGGCGCAGGACGCACTCCCTACTCGCGTGGTGGCGATGGTCGCTCACCGATTGGTCCTGTGCTACGTGAATACGTCATGTGTGAAGCCATGCACGCTCTGGGCGTACCGACTACCCGTGCTTTGGCCGCGATTAGCAGCGGCGAGCATGTCATACGCGAACAACGCGAACCTGGTGGAGTATTCACCCGCGTTGCCTCTAGCCATATCCGCGTTGGCACCTTTCAATATTTTGCCGTACGCCGCGATATCGATGGCCTTCGTACCTTGGCTGATCACGTATTAGCGCGCCATTATCCTGAAATTAATAACCAAGCCGACGACCGTTACTTGCAACTTTTTACCGCAATTTGTCATAAGCAGGCTGAGCTTATCGCTAACTGGATGCAGCTAGGCTTTATCCACGGCGTCATGAACACCGACAACATGACGGTGAGCGGCGAGACGATTGACTACGGCCCATGTGCTTTTATGGATACCTACAAGGCCAATACCGTTTATAGCTATATTGATCGTAACGGCCGTTACGCTTATCAGAACCAGCCCGCCATAGGTCAGTGGAATCTGGCTCGCTTAGCCGAGACCTTACTTAGCTTGATCAATGACGATGAAAAAACAGCCATTGCTCAAGTTACCGAGGTACTGCAAGACTTTGCAGTATGGCAACAACAGGCGTGGCTACAGGCTATGCGTAAAAAATTAGGCTTAGCGACGGAACAAGAAACCGATCAAGCGCTCATTGAGTCACTCTTATCTGCCCTCACAGAAGCTGAAATGGACTACACCCTATTCTTCCGCCGCTTATGCGATTTGGCTGAAAACCCTGACGCCGCAGACACTAAGTTAGGGGTATTAACCTTAATCCAAGCACCAGCATGCAGCGGCAGTAACGATACGGCAATCGAACACTGGTTAGACGAATGGCAAGCTCGCTGTCAGCACGAAACGAGCTCACCTAAAGAACAAGCTATTGCCATGCGTGCGGTCAATCCGGCTTATATTCCACGCAATCACCGTGTAGCAGAGGTGATTAAAGCGGCAGAAGACAACAACGACTTCGAACCGTTTAAACGCTTACTGCGGATTCTTGCTCGCCCCTACGCCGAACAGCCTGAATATTCGAGCTATCAATTGCCGCCTCAGCCAGATGAAAAAGTACTGCGAACCTTCTGCGGCACTTAG